The following are encoded in a window of Picosynechococcus sp. PCC 7002 genomic DNA:
- a CDS encoding type II toxin-antitoxin system VapC family toxin, with amino-acid sequence MYLLDTHILLWYLAADKRLSPEIKAILDQRENLNLSIASLWEIAIKFNIGKLPADSNYHDILEQIDFLRVNTLNLSRDDLIQYRNLPLNRDHRDPFDRILIAQAINHSLTLVTADSKFRTYDLEDLKLYSG; translated from the coding sequence ATGTACTTGCTTGATACCCATATTTTGCTCTGGTATTTAGCCGCCGATAAAAGGCTAAGTCCTGAGATTAAAGCAATTCTCGATCAGAGAGAAAATCTGAATTTAAGTATCGCTAGTCTCTGGGAAATAGCGATTAAGTTCAATATTGGTAAACTGCCAGCAGACTCCAATTATCACGACATTTTAGAGCAAATAGATTTTCTGAGGGTCAATACTTTAAATCTGAGTCGAGATGATCTAATTCAATATCGGAACCTCCCCCTAAACCGTGACCACCGCGATCCCTTTGATCGAATTCTCATTGCCCAAGCAATTAATCATTCCCTAACTTTGGTAACTGCTGACTCCAAATTTAGAACCTATGATCTCGAAGATTTAAAGCTCTATTCCGGATGA
- a CDS encoding sensor protein KdpD: protein MYNPTAIAATNYQILPRRGKHKIFIGMAPGVGKTYRMLEEGHALKQDGVDVAIGLLEAHGREETTLKAEGLELIPRKQVYCRNVLLQEMDTEEILRRSPQLVLIDELAHTNIPGSKQEKRYQDVEKILNAGIDVYSTVNIQHLESLNDLVYRISGVVVRERIPDRIIDDADEIVVVDVTPETLQERLQEGKIYAPEKIDQALQNFFRRSNLIALRELALREIADNIEEESISETKNLHYNIRERVLVCISTYPNSIQLLRRGARIANHMNGQLFVLFVAPAGKFLSKSEALHIETCKRLCQEFTGEFLRIESPNIVTTIVKIATQERITQIVLGETRRSRFQLLFKGSIVQQLMRALPQVDIHIIANN, encoded by the coding sequence ATGTACAACCCTACTGCGATCGCCGCTACTAACTACCAAATACTCCCCCGTCGAGGCAAACACAAAATTTTTATTGGCATGGCCCCTGGAGTTGGTAAAACATACCGAATGCTCGAAGAAGGACATGCCCTTAAGCAAGATGGTGTTGATGTGGCTATTGGCTTATTAGAAGCCCATGGGCGGGAGGAAACAACCCTGAAAGCTGAAGGCTTAGAGCTAATTCCTCGTAAACAAGTTTATTGTCGAAATGTTTTATTGCAAGAAATGGATACCGAGGAAATCTTAAGGCGATCGCCCCAGTTAGTCCTGATAGATGAACTAGCTCACACGAATATACCCGGCTCTAAACAAGAAAAACGTTATCAAGATGTTGAAAAAATTCTAAATGCCGGAATCGATGTCTATTCAACGGTTAATATTCAGCATCTAGAAAGCTTAAATGATCTCGTATATCGCATTTCTGGGGTTGTAGTAAGAGAACGCATTCCCGACCGAATCATTGATGATGCTGATGAAATTGTTGTAGTTGATGTAACCCCAGAAACATTACAAGAACGACTTCAGGAAGGAAAAATTTATGCGCCTGAAAAAATTGATCAAGCTCTACAAAATTTTTTTCGTCGTAGTAATTTAATTGCTTTAAGAGAATTAGCGCTACGTGAAATTGCCGATAACATTGAAGAAGAATCCATTTCTGAAACTAAAAATCTCCATTACAATATTCGAGAACGGGTTTTAGTATGTATTTCAACTTACCCAAATTCTATTCAGCTTTTACGCCGGGGCGCTCGAATTGCCAATCATATGAATGGACAATTGTTTGTGTTATTTGTAGCACCTGCGGGTAAATTTTTATCAAAATCAGAAGCATTACATATCGAGACATGCAAACGATTATGTCAAGAATTTACAGGGGAATTCTTAAGGATAGAATCACCGAATATTGTTACCACAATCGTCAAAATCGCAACCCAAGAACGTATTACTCAAATTGTTTTAGGGGAAACTCGTCGCTCCCGATTTCAATTATTATTCAAAGGCTCTATTGTACAGCAGCTAATGAGAGCATTACCCCAAGTTGATATACATATCATTGCCAATAATTAA
- the kdpC gene encoding K(+)-transporting ATPase subunit C codes for MIQEIATSIRTTVFLWLLTALIYPLLIFMIGQGLFPIQANGSLIVNNQGQVIGSSLIGQAFSSEDYFWGRPSAVNYSISEDAAPTGLSGATNLAPSNPDLFALVKERAEILRAADLEPTADLLYSSGSGLDPHISPTSAIAQIDRIAAARNLSPDDLKILIEQNTEGRFLGIFGEPAVNTVTLNLALDQL; via the coding sequence ATGATTCAAGAGATTGCCACTAGCATTCGTACTACAGTCTTTCTTTGGTTACTTACTGCTTTGATTTACCCTTTGCTGATTTTCATGATCGGTCAGGGCCTTTTTCCAATCCAAGCCAACGGCAGTCTAATTGTGAATAACCAAGGGCAAGTCATTGGCTCTAGCCTCATCGGTCAAGCCTTTAGTAGCGAAGACTATTTCTGGGGTCGCCCTAGCGCAGTCAATTACAGTATCAGCGAAGATGCCGCCCCTACCGGACTATCCGGAGCGACGAACCTAGCTCCCAGTAATCCTGACCTGTTTGCATTGGTTAAGGAAAGAGCCGAAATCCTGCGGGCTGCCGATCTTGAGCCGACTGCTGACCTGCTCTACAGTTCTGGCTCTGGCCTCGACCCCCACATTTCTCCTACTAGTGCGATCGCTCAAATCGACCGGATTGCCGCCGCTCGTAATCTTTCCCCTGATGACTTAAAAATATTAATTGAACAGAATACCGAAGGACGATTCTTAGGAATTTTTGGTGAACCTGCTGTCAACACAGTCACCCTTAATTTGGCCCTTGATCAGCTCTAA
- a CDS encoding potassium-transporting ATPase subunit F, whose protein sequence is MNRFTLRPFEICNDWLERLLQRRTRFALGLFMALCLNLAIAPALYAATGSLSRGNAYALGLLGLVVIGLAAYLTTVILKPEKF, encoded by the coding sequence ATGAATAGATTTACCCTACGCCCCTTTGAAATTTGTAACGACTGGCTAGAGCGCCTACTACAACGCCGCACCCGGTTTGCTTTGGGGCTGTTTATGGCTCTGTGCTTAAACTTGGCGATCGCCCCTGCCCTCTATGCCGCAACTGGTAGCCTCAGTCGGGGGAATGCCTACGCCCTCGGTCTTCTCGGTCTGGTGGTCATTGGTCTTGCCGCCTATCTCACTACCGTTATTCTGAAACCGGAGAAATTTTGA
- a CDS encoding response regulator, whose product MESAMTSATILIVYHEKATRLILTNFLQPEGYRICGAANWEAAFEQLQHQTIDLVILDFAIAQQVEGGYLGKLLSLYPSIRVVMICDHCSLEEAVDAMKQGAVDFIHEPHGYFQRPFEPDHIRTVVAEALNRSPAAGVLTDDFNELIELARQCARQKNFDQARKLIGEAMKQAPERPESLTLLGLITEYLGNRLEALKLYRAALGLDPTYQPADMNLERATTNLKARPRFDDVL is encoded by the coding sequence ATGGAAAGTGCTATGACCTCGGCGACTATTTTGATCGTTTACCACGAGAAAGCAACCCGACTAATATTGACGAATTTTCTGCAACCGGAAGGCTACCGCATTTGTGGGGCAGCGAATTGGGAAGCTGCTTTTGAGCAGTTACAACATCAGACTATTGATCTAGTAATTTTAGATTTCGCCATTGCTCAACAAGTTGAAGGCGGGTACTTAGGAAAACTACTCTCGCTTTATCCCAGCATCCGCGTGGTGATGATTTGTGACCATTGCAGCTTGGAAGAGGCTGTTGATGCTATGAAACAGGGGGCGGTGGATTTCATTCATGAACCCCATGGTTATTTCCAACGTCCCTTTGAGCCTGATCATATTCGCACCGTCGTTGCTGAAGCCTTGAATCGTTCTCCTGCTGCTGGAGTACTCACAGATGACTTTAATGAGCTGATCGAACTAGCCCGCCAGTGTGCTCGACAAAAAAACTTTGACCAAGCCCGCAAGCTTATTGGTGAAGCGATGAAGCAGGCTCCGGAACGGCCAGAGTCTCTTACTTTATTGGGTTTGATTACTGAATATTTGGGCAATCGCCTAGAAGCCCTCAAACTTTACCGAGCTGCCTTGGGACTCGATCCGACCTATCAACCTGCTGACATGAACCTAGAGCGCGCCACCACTAATTTGAAGGCTCGTCCTCGTTTTGACGATGTCCTTTAG
- the kdpB gene encoding potassium-transporting ATPase subunit KdpB, with translation MTSSIQPRHQPGGPREGRRHTPKVDMSGLYQRAFKEAFYKLDPRVMIKNPVMFVVWVGTIITILLTFNPNLFGSVPDNSVLFNGLIAIILFFTVVFANFAEAVAEGRGKAQADALRSTKSETTARKILANGSIEEVYSTSLSRGDRIKVIAGDIIPADGEVLDGVASVDESAITGESAPVLKEAGSDVASSVTGGTKIISDELIIQVTADPGKGFIDRMIALVEGAERSKTPNEIALTVLLAVLTLVFLIVVATLPTPAAYIGSPVSVAILIALLVALIPTTIGGLLSAIGIAGMDRVAQFNVVATSGRAVEACGDINTLVLDKTGTITLGNRLAEEFIPLNGHSLEKVAAVALAASIFDTTPEGKSIVRLAQQQGAAIAFDKDAAEAVDFSARTRMSGINLTDGGEIRKGAVDAIRGFVRSRGGTVPETLDQAFERVSRLGGTPLALCQDDEIYGVIYLKDIIKSGIHERFDQLRRMGVRTVMLTGDNRITAEVIAREAGVDDFVAEATPEDKIQVIQAEQAQSKLVAMTGDGTNDAPALAQANVGLAMNSGTQAAKEAANMVDLDSDPTKLIDLVTIGKQLLITRGALTTFSIANDIAKYFAIIPAMFAAAGIGALNIMGLNSPQSAVLSALIYNALIIPALIPLALKGVKFRPLTANQLLQRNMLIFGLGGVIAPFIAIKLIDVVVGRVGLA, from the coding sequence ATGACCAGTTCCATACAACCCCGCCATCAACCCGGTGGACCCCGCGAGGGGCGACGACACACCCCAAAAGTCGATATGTCAGGTCTTTACCAGCGGGCATTTAAAGAAGCGTTTTACAAACTTGATCCACGGGTGATGATCAAAAACCCCGTCATGTTTGTGGTGTGGGTGGGCACGATCATCACGATTTTGCTGACTTTCAACCCAAATCTCTTTGGCTCTGTGCCGGACAACTCAGTTTTGTTTAATGGTTTAATTGCCATCATCCTGTTCTTTACGGTTGTTTTTGCTAACTTCGCTGAAGCAGTAGCCGAAGGTCGGGGTAAGGCTCAGGCGGATGCGCTGCGCTCTACGAAGTCAGAGACAACCGCTCGCAAAATTTTAGCTAATGGCTCCATTGAGGAGGTTTATTCCACCAGTTTGAGCCGGGGCGATCGCATCAAAGTCATCGCAGGCGATATTATCCCCGCCGATGGCGAAGTGCTCGACGGCGTTGCCTCCGTGGATGAATCAGCAATTACTGGGGAATCTGCTCCAGTGTTAAAAGAAGCAGGTTCAGATGTAGCCAGTTCCGTCACGGGTGGCACCAAAATTATTTCCGATGAGCTGATCATTCAAGTAACCGCCGACCCAGGTAAAGGCTTCATTGATCGCATGATTGCCTTAGTCGAAGGAGCCGAACGCAGTAAAACCCCAAACGAAATTGCCCTGACGGTACTACTAGCGGTGCTGACCCTGGTATTTTTAATTGTCGTCGCCACTCTACCGACTCCAGCCGCCTATATTGGCAGTCCCGTCAGCGTAGCCATTTTGATCGCGCTGCTGGTGGCGTTGATTCCCACTACGATTGGTGGACTACTGAGCGCGATCGGCATTGCCGGGATGGACCGCGTCGCACAGTTTAATGTCGTGGCGACTTCTGGTCGAGCGGTGGAAGCCTGCGGCGACATCAATACTCTGGTGTTAGATAAAACTGGCACCATTACCCTAGGTAATCGTCTGGCCGAGGAATTTATTCCTTTGAATGGTCATAGTTTAGAGAAAGTCGCAGCGGTGGCGCTGGCTGCCAGTATCTTTGACACCACCCCTGAAGGAAAGTCCATTGTGCGATTAGCGCAGCAGCAAGGAGCCGCGATCGCCTTCGACAAAGATGCGGCGGAAGCAGTAGACTTCTCTGCCCGTACCCGCATGAGCGGCATAAATTTAACCGATGGTGGCGAAATTCGCAAAGGAGCGGTGGATGCAATTCGCGGCTTTGTAAGATCCCGTGGTGGTACAGTCCCTGAAACTCTAGATCAAGCTTTTGAGCGGGTTTCTCGCTTAGGTGGTACACCCCTTGCCCTCTGTCAAGATGATGAAATTTATGGGGTAATTTACCTAAAAGACATCATCAAATCCGGCATTCATGAACGGTTTGACCAACTGCGACGGATGGGAGTTCGTACCGTCATGTTGACAGGGGATAACCGTATTACCGCTGAAGTGATTGCCCGTGAAGCTGGTGTCGATGACTTTGTTGCTGAGGCTACCCCTGAGGATAAAATTCAGGTCATTCAGGCGGAACAGGCACAAAGCAAACTGGTAGCCATGACAGGGGATGGCACCAACGATGCCCCAGCTTTAGCCCAAGCAAACGTTGGTTTGGCAATGAATTCCGGCACCCAAGCTGCTAAAGAAGCCGCAAACATGGTCGATCTTGACTCTGACCCCACCAAGCTAATTGACCTAGTCACGATTGGTAAGCAATTGCTGATTACGCGCGGCGCGTTGACCACTTTTTCCATTGCCAATGATATTGCTAAATACTTTGCCATTATCCCAGCGATGTTTGCAGCGGCGGGCATCGGCGCCCTCAACATTATGGGGCTGAATAGCCCTCAATCGGCTGTTCTGTCTGCTCTCATCTACAACGCTCTAATTATTCCAGCTCTGATTCCTTTGGCTTTAAAAGGAGTGAAGTTTCGTCCTTTGACAGCTAACCAACTACTGCAGCGCAACATGCTGATTTTTGGTCTGGGTGGAGTCATCGCGCCCTTTATCGCCATCAAGCTTATCGATGTTGTTGTTGGCAGAGTTGGTTTGGCCTAA
- the kdpA gene encoding potassium-transporting ATPase subunit KdpA: MTQGFFQLAIALAILLSVAPFLGRYMARVFMGQKTLLDPIAIPLERLLFTIGGFANQSSMTGRKYVSAVLVSNLVMGILVFFIFLLQRALPLNPTNLTAPSWHLALHTAISFVTNTNQQHYSGETTYSYFSQVGALGFLMFTSAATGIAVAIAFIRGLTGNALGNFYVDLTLSITRILLPISIVGAIVLVIAGVPETFAGPAVAQTLEGATQYIARGPVAHFEIIKELGENGGGFFGINSAHPYENPNNFVNLFTNIIMLIIPAGLILTYGIMARKPRQGWLIFGMVFIFYVLMVGITAYGEYVGNPLVNNILGEQVPNLEGKEVRFGWALTALWAVSTTGTMCGAVNGMHDSLMPPGGFATLSDIFLQIIWGGQGTGTAYLFVFLILTVFLTGLMVGRTPEFLSRKIEKREIVLSSIILLAHPIAILIPGAVTLALPEALAGISNPGFHGVSQVIYEYASAAANNGSGFEGLGDNTLWWNLSTSFSLIVGRYVPIIALIYLADSMAQKQSVPETAGTLYTDSFLFTGVTAGTILILGALTFLPVLALGPIAEGFAIAKAAAEVTAGL, encoded by the coding sequence ATGACACAGGGATTTTTTCAACTCGCGATCGCCTTGGCAATTTTACTGTCAGTTGCGCCTTTTTTAGGCAGGTATATGGCACGGGTTTTTATGGGACAGAAAACCCTGCTCGACCCTATTGCTATCCCGTTAGAGCGATTGCTATTTACCATTGGAGGCTTTGCTAATCAGTCTTCGATGACGGGTAGAAAATATGTCAGTGCGGTACTGGTAAGCAACTTGGTGATGGGGATTCTGGTTTTCTTCATCTTCCTATTGCAAAGAGCATTGCCACTAAATCCGACTAATTTGACGGCCCCCAGTTGGCATTTGGCCCTGCACACTGCTATTTCGTTTGTCACCAATACAAATCAGCAACATTACTCCGGTGAAACCACCTACAGCTACTTTTCCCAGGTAGGGGCACTGGGTTTTTTAATGTTTACCTCAGCAGCAACGGGGATTGCAGTGGCGATCGCCTTTATTCGGGGTTTGACGGGAAATGCCCTCGGTAATTTTTATGTTGATTTGACTTTATCAATCACACGGATTTTACTGCCGATTTCGATTGTGGGGGCGATCGTCCTAGTGATTGCTGGTGTACCGGAGACATTCGCCGGGCCAGCCGTTGCCCAAACCTTAGAAGGTGCAACTCAATACATCGCCCGGGGCCCCGTCGCCCACTTTGAAATCATTAAAGAATTAGGTGAAAATGGCGGCGGCTTTTTTGGGATCAACTCGGCCCACCCCTACGAAAATCCCAATAACTTTGTAAATCTATTTACTAACATTATCATGCTGATCATTCCAGCAGGACTGATTTTGACCTACGGCATTATGGCGCGTAAACCCCGTCAGGGCTGGCTGATTTTTGGCATGGTCTTTATCTTTTATGTTCTTATGGTGGGCATCACTGCTTACGGTGAGTATGTCGGTAATCCGCTGGTGAACAACATTCTGGGTGAACAAGTTCCCAACTTAGAAGGTAAAGAAGTACGCTTTGGCTGGGCACTTACTGCACTCTGGGCAGTGTCTACGACCGGAACTATGTGTGGGGCGGTCAACGGGATGCATGACTCTTTGATGCCCCCTGGTGGGTTTGCCACCCTCTCGGATATATTTCTGCAAATTATTTGGGGGGGACAGGGTACAGGTACCGCCTACCTATTCGTTTTCTTGATTTTGACTGTTTTCCTGACCGGGTTAATGGTTGGACGCACCCCAGAATTTCTCAGCCGCAAAATCGAGAAACGGGAAATTGTCCTTTCTAGCATCATCTTACTGGCTCACCCGATCGCCATTCTGATTCCCGGCGCGGTTACCCTGGCTCTTCCTGAAGCTTTGGCAGGCATCAGTAACCCTGGCTTTCATGGCGTTTCCCAAGTGATTTATGAGTATGCTTCTGCTGCTGCGAATAATGGTTCCGGCTTTGAAGGCTTGGGAGATAACACTCTCTGGTGGAATCTGAGCACGAGCTTTTCGTTAATCGTTGGTCGTTATGTGCCCATCATTGCCCTGATTTATCTGGCCGACAGCATGGCCCAGAAACAATCAGTCCCAGAAACAGCTGGCACTCTTTACACTGACAGCTTTTTATTCACAGGTGTAACCGCAGGCACCATCCTCATTCTTGGAGCATTAACTTTCTTGCCGGTGCTGGCATTGGGACCGATTGCGGAAGGGTTTGCGATCGCCAAAGCCGCCGCTGAAGTTACGGCTGGGCTCTAA
- a CDS encoding sensor histidine kinase → MTRSKSASYFDQLIQARHRIHWLIGVIFILVILLEYSTPPPYIFGYLYVGAVLIASTRLSRRDTIWVTAVAIAFTLLNLLIPGIGMVTPATVANRMITVLALGITGYLGDRLQTYEQAITRQRLQIQAQEQLARMREDFVSTLTHDLKTPLLGALETLKALRSENFGPVSLAQHHVFDVMTHSHQKTLQLVETLMDVYRNDAEGLRLHCQQVDLLTLVEEAVTDVVPLATSRQIHLRVRDENSDFRRSYCVNGDALQLSRVLVNLLSNAVNHSRRGSSVQVVMGSTNGHCQVQIIDEGQGILANELPHLFDRFYQGQGDRQAKGTGLGLYLSRQIIEAHGGTIWAESDTQGAIFAFRLPAYINQLPISVTSKTTV, encoded by the coding sequence ATGACCCGGTCTAAATCTGCCTCCTATTTTGATCAGTTAATTCAGGCCCGTCATCGCATTCATTGGCTGATTGGGGTCATCTTTATTTTGGTTATCCTGCTGGAGTACAGCACACCCCCGCCCTACATTTTTGGATATTTGTACGTCGGGGCAGTGCTTATCGCTAGCACCCGGCTCAGCCGTCGAGACACCATTTGGGTAACTGCTGTGGCGATCGCCTTTACGCTGTTAAATTTATTGATTCCGGGAATCGGCATGGTGACGCCTGCAACTGTCGCAAATCGTATGATTACGGTACTCGCGTTAGGGATTACGGGTTATTTAGGCGATCGCCTGCAAACCTATGAACAGGCCATTACGCGGCAACGATTACAGATCCAAGCCCAGGAGCAACTCGCCCGCATGCGGGAGGATTTTGTTTCGACCCTTACCCATGATCTGAAAACGCCACTATTGGGGGCTCTGGAGACATTAAAGGCGTTGCGTAGCGAAAACTTTGGCCCGGTTTCCCTGGCTCAACACCACGTCTTTGACGTTATGACCCACAGCCATCAAAAGACGTTGCAACTGGTGGAAACGTTGATGGATGTTTACCGCAACGATGCTGAAGGGTTACGGCTACATTGCCAACAAGTTGATTTACTCACTCTGGTTGAAGAAGCCGTGACGGATGTTGTTCCCCTCGCCACCTCGCGCCAAATTCATCTACGGGTGAGGGATGAAAATTCTGATTTTCGGCGGTCTTACTGCGTCAATGGGGATGCCTTACAGCTCTCACGGGTATTAGTCAATTTATTGTCAAATGCTGTCAACCATTCCCGACGCGGCAGTTCAGTACAGGTGGTCATGGGATCTACCAATGGTCACTGCCAAGTACAAATCATAGATGAGGGACAGGGTATTCTCGCTAATGAGTTGCCACATTTGTTTGATCGCTTCTACCAGGGTCAAGGCGATCGCCAAGCCAAAGGTACAGGATTAGGACTTTATCTTAGTCGCCAAATTATAGAAGCTCATGGCGGTACAATTTGGGCAGAATCCGATACTCAAGGCGCAATCTTTGCTTTTCGTTTACCTGCTTATATCAACCAGTTACCTATTTCTGTCACCAGCAAAACGACAGTATGA
- a CDS encoding response regulator transcription factor yields MTSPLKVLLIEDDELFRLGLATRLQQEALLEITAEAEDGETALDLITKQEFDIIILDVGLPGIGGVETCRQIKQQQPQLPILVLTSHSQPTLINRLIEAQAQGYCLKGVDAESLILAIQSIAAGASWWDAQATQQIRAQFQQPMAEMPRSVPAQDNPLTQREGEILALIANGKSNSEIAETLYIAASTVRVHVHAILQKLEARDRTQAVVIALRHGLIKTDNLSKNPAIDS; encoded by the coding sequence ATGACCTCACCTCTTAAAGTCTTATTAATTGAAGACGATGAGCTATTCCGGCTAGGACTAGCCACACGCCTCCAGCAAGAAGCACTGCTAGAAATCACCGCAGAAGCTGAAGATGGTGAAACAGCCCTTGATTTAATAACCAAGCAAGAATTTGACATTATCATTTTAGACGTAGGGTTACCAGGCATCGGTGGCGTTGAAACCTGTCGTCAAATCAAGCAGCAGCAGCCCCAATTACCCATCCTCGTGTTGACCTCCCATTCTCAACCCACCTTGATTAATCGCCTTATCGAAGCCCAAGCCCAAGGCTATTGCCTCAAAGGCGTGGACGCCGAGTCATTAATTTTGGCCATTCAGTCCATCGCAGCAGGAGCTTCTTGGTGGGATGCCCAGGCTACTCAACAAATTCGCGCCCAGTTTCAGCAGCCCATGGCTGAAATGCCTCGATCCGTCCCGGCGCAAGATAATCCCCTAACCCAGCGAGAAGGGGAGATTTTAGCGCTGATTGCCAACGGTAAAAGTAATTCTGAAATTGCTGAAACCCTTTACATTGCCGCAAGTACCGTGCGCGTTCATGTCCATGCTATTTTACAAAAGCTAGAGGCCCGCGATCGCACCCAGGCAGTTGTCATCGCACTGCGACATGGCTTAATTAAGACTGATAATCTGTCTAAAAATCCAGCGATCGATAGCTAA
- a CDS encoding ABC transporter permease, with amino-acid sequence MTLQPHDGLQNGWAKPTNLQFATTEFLHKTLVTAELEIRKLRHDPVQLFTRAVQPVLWLTIFGQVFTQVRGIPTGNLTYIDFMTPGILAQSVLFMSIFTGLLVIWEKDLGILHKLMVSPAPRSALVLGKAIGAGVRCLSQLVIVYLVAIFLGVNLDWHPLAILGVAIAVMLGAILFSALSLSVACWAQTHERVMGVGQLMMMPLFFASNAIYPISIMPPWLQLLSRLNPLTYLVDALRNLMLVGSVESYGLLTDFAVLLGGATVLVTLCGRLYPRLVR; translated from the coding sequence ATGACACTTCAACCACACGACGGACTGCAAAACGGCTGGGCTAAACCCACTAACCTTCAGTTTGCCACGACCGAATTTCTTCACAAAACCCTCGTTACCGCCGAATTAGAAATCCGCAAGCTACGGCATGACCCAGTGCAACTCTTTACCCGAGCGGTGCAGCCAGTGTTATGGCTGACCATTTTTGGGCAGGTGTTCACCCAGGTGCGGGGCATTCCCACGGGCAATCTGACTTATATTGACTTTATGACACCAGGAATTTTGGCCCAGAGTGTCTTGTTTATGTCAATTTTTACTGGGTTGCTTGTTATCTGGGAGAAAGATTTAGGTATCTTGCACAAGCTAATGGTGAGTCCGGCTCCCCGCTCAGCTCTGGTGCTGGGAAAGGCCATTGGTGCCGGGGTACGATGCCTATCACAGCTTGTTATTGTCTATTTGGTAGCCATTTTCTTGGGGGTCAATCTGGATTGGCACCCGCTAGCCATATTAGGGGTGGCGATCGCCGTTATGCTGGGGGCCATTCTTTTTTCGGCTCTGTCCCTATCGGTGGCTTGTTGGGCACAAACCCATGAGCGGGTTATGGGGGTTGGCCAGTTGATGATGATGCCTCTGTTCTTTGCCAGTAATGCCATTTATCCAATTTCCATCATGCCGCCATGGCTACAACTCCTCTCGCGACTGAACCCACTCACCTATCTTGTTGATGCCCTGCGCAACCTAATGTTAGTTGGCTCTGTAGAAAGCTATGGCTTACTCACAGATTTTGCGGTGCTCCTTGGCGGTGCAACCGTTTTGGTTACCCTCTGCGGCAGGTTATATCCTCGTCTGGTGCGATAA
- a CDS encoding ABC transporter ATP-binding protein has product MSVITTHNLTKRFGLRAAVDTFSLSVEPGEVFGLLGPNGAGKSTLIKMLTTLLPSSSGQAMVAGYNVQRQPMEVQRRIGYVPQALSVDGTLTGYENMLILAKLYGVRRRQRLERIRTALHYVGLDTVAHRLVNTYSGGMIRRLEIAQATLHRPPVLFLDEPTVGLDPVARKAMWDLILQLRQDHNTTIFLTTHFMDEADVLCDRLAILYQGQQVAIGTPSTLKTGIPQTDATLDDVFIHYTGDYFTTQEDGGYHDTSTTRRTAKRLG; this is encoded by the coding sequence ATGTCCGTCATCACCACCCACAATTTAACTAAACGCTTCGGCCTCAGAGCTGCTGTGGATACTTTTAGTTTGTCCGTTGAGCCAGGGGAAGTCTTTGGTCTCCTTGGGCCTAATGGGGCTGGCAAAAGCACCCTGATTAAAATGCTGACAACGCTACTACCCTCTAGTTCAGGACAGGCGATGGTCGCCGGATACAATGTTCAGCGTCAGCCGATGGAAGTCCAACGACGGATCGGCTATGTGCCCCAGGCGCTTTCGGTGGATGGCACCCTAACGGGCTATGAAAATATGCTGATTTTAGCCAAACTCTATGGGGTTCGTCGTCGCCAGCGCCTAGAACGAATCCGAACAGCGCTCCATTATGTGGGCTTAGACACCGTGGCCCACCGCTTGGTCAATACCTATTCGGGTGGCATGATCCGTCGTCTCGAAATTGCCCAGGCGACCTTGCATCGACCGCCAGTGCTGTTTTTAGATGAACCCACAGTCGGGCTGGATCCGGTTGCTCGTAAAGCGATGTGGGATCTGATTTTGCAACTGCGGCAGGATCACAATACCACCATATTTCTGACGACTCACTTTATGGATGAAGCGGATGTGTTGTGCGATCGCCTTGCCATTCTCTACCAGGGACAACAGGTGGCGATCGGCACACCCAGCACCCTAAAAACAGGCATTCCCCAGACAGATGCCACGCTAGACGACGTATTTATCCACTACACCGGTGACTATTTCACCACCCAAGAAGACGGAGGCTATCATGACACTTCAACCACACGACGGACTGCAAAACGGCTGGGCTAA